In one window of Spodoptera frugiperda isolate SF20-4 chromosome 11, AGI-APGP_CSIRO_Sfru_2.0, whole genome shotgun sequence DNA:
- the LOC118274820 gene encoding ATP-dependent RNA helicase WM6: MADNDDLLDYEDEEQADQQTADGATEAAPKKEVKGSYVSIHSSGFRDFLLKPEILRAIVDCGFEHPSEVQHECIPQAVLGMDILCQAKSGMGKTAVFVLATLQQLEPSENHVYVLVMCHTRELAFQISKEYERFSKYMAGVRVSVFFGGMPVQKDEEVLKTACPHIVVGTPGRILALVNSKKLNLKHLKHFILDECDKMLESLDMRRDVQEIFRNTPHGKQVMMFSATLSKEIRPVCKKFMQDPMEVYVDDEAKLTLHGLQQHYVKLKENEKNKKLFELLDVLEFNQVVIFVKSVQRCIALAQLLTDQNFPAIGIHRNMTQDERLSRYQQFKEFQKRILVATNLFGRGMDIERVNIVFNYDMPEDSDTYLHRVARAGRFGTKGLAITMVSDENDAKILNEVQDRFDVNITELPEEIELSTYIEGR, translated from the coding sequence ATGGCTGACAACGATGATCTTCTGGACTACGAAGACGAGGAGCAGGCAGATCAGCAGACCGCTGACGGGGCGACAGAAGCGGCGCCAAAGAAAGAGGTTAAGGGATCCTACGTATCCATTCACAGCTCTGGATTCAGAGATTTCCTGTTAAAACCCGAAATATTGCGCGCCATCGTCGACTGCGGTTTCGAGCATCCATCAGAGGTACAACATGAATGTATTCCACAAGCTGTCCTTGGTATGGATATTCTGTGTCAAGCCAAGTCCGGCATGGGAAAAACCGCCGTTTTCGTACTGGCGACACTACAGCAGCTGGAACCTTCAGAAAATCATGTATACGTACTCGTTATGTGCCACACGAGAGAATTAGCTTTCCAAATTAGCAAGGAATATGAGCGTTTCTCAAAATACATGGCCGGCGTCAGAGTGTCGGTGTTTTTCGGTGGAATGCCCGTACAAAAAGACGAGGAGGTGCTCAAAACAGCATGCCCCCATATCGTCGTTGGTACACCCGGCAGAATACTGGCTCTAGTGAACAGTAAGAAACTGAATTTGAAACATTTGAAGCACTTCATACTTGATGAATGTGACAAGATGTTGGAATCTCTAGACATGAGACGCGACGTTCAGGAGATATTCAGAAACACTCCCCACGGCAAGCAAGTGATGATGTTCTCTGCCACATTGAGCAAAGAGATCAGGCCGGTTTGCAAGAAGTTCATGCAGGACCCTATGGAAGTATATGTGGATGATGAAGCCAAGCTGACACTGCACGGTCTGCAGCAGCACTACGTCAAACTCAAGGAGAATGAGAAGAACAAGAAGCTGTTCGAGTTGCTGGATGTGTTGGAGTTCAACCAAGTAGTCATATTTGTCAAGTCTGTGCAACGCTGCATAGCCCTAGCACAGCTGCTGACAGATCAGAACTTCCCTGCTATTGGTATACATAGAAATATGACTCAAGATGAGCGTCTGTCACGTTATCAACAGTTCAAGGAGTTCCAGAAGAGAATCCTAGTCGCCACCAACTTGTTTGGAAGGGGGATGGACATTGAACGAGTGAATATTGTGTTCAACTACGACATGCCTGAAGACTCCGACACCTACCTTCATCGTGTGGCTCGCGCTGGCCGTTTTGGTACCAAAGGGTTAGCTATTACGATGGTATCAGATGAGAATGATGCCAAGATCCTCAATGAAGTTCAAGATCGCTTTGATGTCAACATCACGGAGTTGCCAGAAGAGATTGAGCTATCAACTTATATAGAAGGCCGATAG